TGTTCAAGTTGTAAGCAttgtttgtaattatttttctattgagaaaataaatctttttctattttattacaaacaaaattttaagtttaacgTTGTTGAGGAATATAAGAATGCGacatagttaatttatttttttaaaattatttatttgagaaacATGTCCTgacttcattttaaaaaatttaaaaattcacaTTCCAattagaaattttcaaaaaaataaaatataaatgaaatttgtttttaacattttctcaaaataatgaCTAcatattaacaatttaaataaataaatagttttacaaagattataaatatttttgttaggTTAGATTACTATCCCATTTAGTTTTCTCCCTTTCacttacttttaattaatttcatttagaTAACGTATCTTTCAATAATCCATATTTAATCCATTTCATAGATCTTCAAATTATTAACggaaagttaatttttatcaaaattaacttatttagtacaacaattaagttaatttttatcaaaattaacttatttaGTACAACAATTTAATGACTAAATTCTAtgataaacaaaattgttgaaaatatttaagatatttgttaactaaaataaaatagaatcaaGAAAAGCAAGAGATTcgaaacaaataaagaaacataataGAAAGTAAATTGAAGAGACTGGACTAAAATAGATGAAGAAGATAACAGTAATGTCCTATATTTCTCTAGccacaataatatttattattattattttaaaaagtaaataatatttattcttttaagaaaaaaggaaagaaaaaaatccaataGGAAAATGGAATCTAACTTATAGTATACAcctgaaattggaagtaacATAACCATAACATCCTCATCGGATCTCTTGGCATTTTCCTAtcaataatttcttcttctcccttttCCAATAATAATACGTACGGTTCCATTTCTTCCATCCTTCTAATTAtgatcatttcaaaatatccattctattttttcatttcaataattacattttgcaaattatcattttaagtCCGATTATAGTTAttgatattcattttcatttttaaatatatttttttattcaaattctatttttttactatgctacaatatattattgcttattttaattatgaaattctCTTGAAATAACAAGGGATGGTATCTTCTGTTGTcacatattttgaaagaatgatATATGAATGATAAGATATctctattcatttttcttaaccATTGATATTATTcgattgttttattttaaattataacaaatacaaTCTTAGTCGGTCTATACGTAAATCAACTTGCACCTATTGACTTTAATTGTAATAACCTTTACCACATGTTCTTCATCTTCCCTCGCTTGATTAATGAGGATTTTCCAATTCATGTTTTCTTAGAAATGACACGTACAAATGTtcttatatattcatatatgaCTATAGTTAGTTGAGAATGCCCCACGTGCTCCAATACTCATTAAAAGCATAAGAGAAAACACATTTTCCTATCCCGTGTTCTGGTACACTCGagaattaatttaagagtGAGAAAATAGCATATATATAGAGAAGCACTCATAAGAACTTGTTAAGATGTGTTGGTAGTGATAGTATAATGGTATGGGTAACTGTGTTTGTgtgaacaaaaaagaaatacttcaattttcttttctttgtaaaacattaactattttaaaaaattaaaaccaacGATGCAACtaatttttccaaatcttagTTGATTTTTAAACGTTTACTTACCGTCAAGTTTCTtaatctttctttaatttaaaaattctctCTATATCTTCTTTTGTGATTTCGGACAAGACTTTCTCTTACTTGATTCTAATCCTTTCTCCGACAAGAGTGCACATCTTAAGGAGAAGTTGTGTTAATCATGAAGTGCAACCGACATTATCACACCATGATTGTGCAAAAATTACTTTCAAAACAGTGGTATCCACGACATAACAAGTACTACGTCATAGACCTATATATTATAGTTGTTATGTAggtttgtactaaaaaaaatcatttatgcCGACACCTAAAAGCATCGGTGTATACCAAAATAAGCGTCAACGTAAACCTAcatattgaaacaaaactactttttcatAATTGTTATCTATTTGATTCTTTGAATAAATTGCATCTCATGTCAAACtcaaaatcattatttaaaaaaagaaaagaaaatcttacACACAATatcaagttaaagaaaaaaaaacccataaaaTTTTGGACAAATCCTCAAGTACTCACAAActtcaaactaaattaaaattttgagcaTTAAACTATATGAACAAAACtggactttttattttaattatttacgcaatcataatttattataaaaacttttttactAAAGTTTCAActgaatttgaattatttgataaaagttttaaaaataatcattgttataaaaaaatacataggttcaaaattgaaaatacatgtgaaaaataaatattaatatggatattttttctatttgtatgGCTAAGAAATTACGGAATTTTTAGTAGAGCAATCTAAAAGTTACAGTTTTAATCgtagtttaaaaaatgattatgtaAGATcgtttaataatttgatttaccAAACAACTAAAGCTATTTAGATTTTGTCAAAACCTCTTTCTTCTACTATTTTAAACGtaatatcaaacaaaactttagacttgtttatttaaataacaGTAACGTTAATTATTGAGTTCATTGAATAAGTAACGAAAACTTTGTCTTAAAAGTAGAATTAGAATAAAATCACTCTCACTCAAAATGTTGTTTAGAAATTTGGAAGTACTCCAAAAATGGCCATACAATTCCAAACTCAATCACATGTCTTCATTTctctatcaaatttaaaatatattaccACAAACCTTTAATTATCAATGTGATCAAAGTAACGAGAATGACATTTACTTAGAGAGTAATTTCTGTTTGATTTGCAGATTAAAATATCGCCTCAATTGAATGTCTCAAATAACCTTTAAAATTTAGTCTATGCAACTTTCTTGCTTAATGTTGATCttctagaaagaaaaaaaagtgcttttgttctttattagtattttcgtttaaaattttgaaactgtattcaaatattaaattctattCGAAGAAAGTTTTTTACTAAGAGAAATGTGACTAAAGTTTGGAGATGATAATTGGGGTAGTGATTTTAGAAGAAGGGATTTAGgtatatttgttttggaaaaataaaatttatgtttggtaTACCAAAATCTAGAAAGTGATTTTCCATTGATAATTTGTGTGttatattttcttccaatatttaaaattaaaaaagaattagacaATCATTTTCACTTAACAAAAATCACTTGTCACATCATTTCTCCAAAATCAATTTGAGTTTATGtcaaacattattatttgaaggaaaaatgattttggCAAGtggaaaaaaagattttgacCATCTCAATATCACCCCGAAACATACTCGAATATAACATCAAACAAACTTCCAAGAGAcaaaaaatgacatttaactttttgttttcttagaCAGCAGGGAAGAAAAAGGAGTAAAGAGGATCAAGACGAAGAGTTGAAAATAAAGTGTACGatctataaaaataatttactttacTAGATTTAATTATAAGGACTTGTTTGGTAAcccatttgttttttgtttttatcttttaaattgaattttaaaagatagttGCGTTTGAACtacttcaatttttgtttttaaaacaaaatacttgttttaaattagaaaagagaaattgaaaataatttttttttaaaaaacacattttatttttaaaaacaaaaaacaaaaatagttacaaaaaaaataaatagattttttcctttgataaacaaaaatttaaaaacacgtCACTCTCTACCCTTAACCAAAActattatcattgttattgtcatcattattattttgaggtAAAATCCTAAACTATTTAAGAGAGgttgaaaatgattaaatttatacattatCATCAAATAATTGTCGAGTAAGACAAACgtgtttaatgttttaaattaatatttaatgataaatcttttatttgttcaaGTTAATTGATTGCAAAATAATGTTGTACACAAGTAGGTATCTAGGTAGGTAGGAGTTGATAGAATTGCGAACAATCTTGAGGTTGgaagatcaatttttttagtgatAGCTATTGAAATATTGGTTTGATTCTACTCTTTATGGTCTAGCCTATGGCACCAAAAAATatcattgaaaacaaaaaagatttgtcATGTGACACAATTTGATTAATCACATAGCTACAAGCGAGTATTATTGGTTTAGATGATTGTTATAGCTTGTTTGACATTTAAGATAGTTTATGGTTGTTTATCacattaaacaataaaagaatgtTAAAGGTGTGGTTCGATGATAGTTGCCAAAATAATAGACTTctcaaagttgaaaattaattttgttagtaATCAATAGTTGATAGTTGCTAACTTGGTTGCaaccaatttttttgaaatttcacttaaaaagaatgaatatGTATTTTGCAATGTGACAGCATGTGAATGACCACATAGCTAGTAAGCTACAAGCAAATTTCTTCCCCTTGTTcaatacaaatttcttttcttttcaagttaCGCAATAGGTCAATCGGTGGCCTCGGTGTATGTTGAAGACCAAGAGGTTCATCCCCATTTGTactcaaaacaaagaagaagaaaaagactcACAGAATCACATTCAATTTAACTTAATCGACAGAAGAATTAGACTTATGAATCtgaaagaaagttgaaatcTTCCCTCTCTTTCAAGTGTTCAACAAAGAATTTCAAGGCAGAATAAATTTCATCCTTCTGGTGGTGATTCTTATCACCGGTAACAAATACATGAACTTTGCTTCTAATTTCAATCCAACTACAACCTGGAATTCTCTTCAACCCCTTCTCCTTCATTTCCCTCCTTAATATCGACACACTATGCCACTTCCCGGCTGCAGAATGCGCATTCGACATCATTACGTACGACGAGACATCACCTGGATCCAAGGCAAGGATTCTTTGAGCTGCAAGCTCCCCAAGTTCCACATTTGAGTGAATTTGGCATCCTCCAAGCAACGCTTTCCAAAACCCGATCCCTGGATCGAATGGTAGGTCATGTATAAATTCCTCTGCTCGTTTAAACTGACCCGAACGTGAAAGCAAATCAACCATACAAGCATAATGCTCGGCTTTTAGCAGGTTGGGGTTATCCAGTCTCGCTTGATTGAAGTACGAATAACCTTCATCAACCAAGCCAGCATGATTACAAGCCCACAACAAGCTAAGAAACGTCACAGCATTCGGTTTGCAGCCTGCAAGAATCATCCTTTGATAGAAATCTATGGCTTCCTTTCCCCTACCATTTTGAGCAAACCCAGAAAGTACAGCATTCCATGAAACTACGTTTCTTTCATCAAGTAATTTATTGAAAACCAACAAACTATCTTCCATACTCCCACATTTTGCATAAAAACTAATAAGCGAATTACTAACAAACACGTCCAGCTTGCCGAAGAACTTGACAGCACAAGCATGAAAACTCCTCCCTATCCCAATAGATGCAATATTAGCAGCAGCACATATAGCACAAGGAAAAGTAGATTGAGTGGGCAAAATCCCTTCTCTAAGCATATCAATGAACAAATGCACAGCATCCTCATTGTGTCCCTTCTGACTAAACCCACCAATCATTGAATTCCACGACACAACGTTTCGCTcgggcatttcatcaaacacccGAAGAGCATCACGAATCCTCTCAATTTTCAGATACCCAGAAATTAAACTAGTGTAAGACACCACATTTGGCATCTTGATATCTTCAAAAGCTCTTTGCGCTTCCTCAATGACACCCACCTTAACATACAAATCTAAAAGCGCACTACCAACAAACACATTAGAATGAAGGCCAGTTTTTATGGCACAAACATGAAGTTGCTTACCAATATGAATGTCTCCAAGTGCCTTTGGAGACTGAATCACAGTTCCAAAAGTGAACTCGTTGGGTCTTAAATTTAACACTAACATTGCAGAAAATAGAGATAATGCCTCTTCGTGTTGGTGCTGCCTTGCGCAGCGCCCAATTGCGGTGGTTGCTGAAACCACATTTAAGTGAGGCATTTTGTCATACAGTTGGCGGGCATCCAATTGACCGCCCGAAAATGAGGTCGCTTGGAATGGAAGAGGTGGAGTACCAACGGCGGCATTGCCATCGGGTTTGAGTTTGGTCAATTGCGTACAAGATGAAGTTAAAGGTTTTCTCCATATGGTTATGGGTTTCATTTGGTGGAAGCGTTTAGGTTGGGTTGAGAACTTGAACTTGAACTTGAAGATTGGAGATCGGACGGAGGAGGTTGAATCGTTATTATTTGGCAGCAAGCAAAACAGAGCTAAGGTAAATTCTTGAGCATAAATCAATGGACCTAATTCCCCATCATTAGCTCAAGAATTCAGAAGTTTGATGGCCAATGTACTCCATTACTGCCATTCTTTGGCAAAAGTCACAATATTCAAATTGAACAagttttcttctaaatattttttcaagttCTTTCGTTTGACATTACTTTGAAAAATTACTTGTGAACATGTTGTTGATGTATTGATTGATTAGATTCATTTGATTGAATCGACTTCGTATTTGTGTTAACTTGCGTAAAGGTCCCAACTTAAATGAGGTTGAATTTGATAAACCTATGTTGTGATTAGATGACTAGAAGACATGTGCtatcttttaatttacaatCAGTTTGTATCcaaaagtttgatttaatagcctaaaattttgttgagatgGTCTTTATACTAAAAGATTTACAAACACCTCAAAGTCTGCCAGTAATAAACTACATTGTTCGAGTTGATTtatctccattttcttttaagagaAAGGTTGCTATACACATTGAGCTAACCCGTACAATCCAAAACAAATGTTTGGGATAATGGGCCTGGCCATTTTACGGCCCAAGGTTAATTCTCACAAACCACGACTTCTTTCTCCGTCGAACCTCCTCAGCAGCCCAACATTTCCGGCTTCTCCGTTGCTTTCATTCACACCGAAACCGGGACGTTCATACTCCGACACCACAGCGCCGTCATGGCCGTAGCCACTATCATTTCTCTTCCACTTACCTCTCCATCATCACGCTCTCTTGCTTCAATTCCTTCTCTCCGATTGTCTTTTACTTCTTCACTTCAACTGGATTCCCTTCCGAAGTACTCCGCTCGGGGAAGAAGCCCTAGGCTCTCCGTCTCCGCGACTTCCG
This is a stretch of genomic DNA from Cucumis sativus cultivar 9930 chromosome 4, Cucumber_9930_V3, whole genome shotgun sequence. It encodes these proteins:
- the LOC101219250 gene encoding pentatricopeptide repeat-containing protein At5g42450, mitochondrial codes for the protein MKPITIWRKPLTSSCTQLTKLKPDGNAAVGTPPLPFQATSFSGGQLDARQLYDKMPHLNVVSATTAIGRCARQHQHEEALSLFSAMLVLNLRPNEFTFGTVIQSPKALGDIHIGKQLHVCAIKTGLHSNVFVGSALLDLYVKVGVIEEAQRAFEDIKMPNVVSYTSLISGYLKIERIRDALRVFDEMPERNVVSWNSMIGGFSQKGHNEDAVHLFIDMLREGILPTQSTFPCAICAAANIASIGIGRSFHACAVKFFGKLDVFVSNSLISFYAKCGSMEDSLLVFNKLLDERNVVSWNAVLSGFAQNGRGKEAIDFYQRMILAGCKPNAVTFLSLLWACNHAGLVDEGYSYFNQARLDNPNLLKAEHYACMVDLLSRSGQFKRAEEFIHDLPFDPGIGFWKALLGGCQIHSNVELGELAAQRILALDPGDVSSYVMMSNAHSAAGKWHSVSILRREMKEKGLKRIPGCSWIEIRSKVHVFVTGDKNHHQKDEIYSALKFFVEHLKEREDFNFLSDS